Proteins encoded by one window of Micromonospora coxensis:
- a CDS encoding PASTA domain-containing protein, translating into MSDGHTLADGAENRRPGRASLVLGGALAFVLLASVGATVGWLLADPTSSGTTPPAASSVTVSPSRSTVPAPAPPTTTRPSAPRTTSPAPSRTSSGLTVPALVGTDFEKARDELRDRKLSWRLVFGTGSGRDVVRTDPAPGTPVTRGTTVQVYVAGPAPQVEVPDLVDDDCADVAEELGERGLYPRYPTGRAGTVTAQVPAAGATARWNDQVAVSCGAEQG; encoded by the coding sequence ATGAGCGACGGACACACCCTTGCGGACGGCGCGGAGAACCGGCGACCGGGCCGGGCGTCCCTGGTGCTCGGCGGCGCGTTGGCGTTCGTCCTGCTGGCCTCGGTCGGGGCGACCGTCGGGTGGCTGTTGGCCGATCCGACGTCGTCCGGGACCACGCCACCGGCCGCCTCCTCGGTCACCGTCTCCCCGTCACGTTCGACCGTGCCGGCCCCGGCGCCGCCCACCACCACCCGGCCGTCCGCCCCACGGACCACCTCGCCGGCCCCGTCGCGGACCTCGTCCGGCCTGACGGTTCCCGCGCTCGTCGGCACCGACTTCGAGAAGGCCCGGGACGAGTTGCGGGACCGGAAGCTGAGTTGGCGGCTGGTCTTCGGCACCGGGTCGGGACGGGACGTGGTGCGGACCGATCCGGCTCCGGGCACCCCGGTCACCCGGGGCACCACCGTGCAGGTGTACGTCGCCGGACCGGCCCCGCAGGTCGAGGTCCCGGACCTGGTCGACGACGACTGCGCCGACGTCGCCGAGGAACTCGGTGAGCGGGGCCTCTACCCGCGCTACCCGACCGGCCGGGCCGGCACGGTGACCGCCCAGGTCCCGGCGGCCGGCGCCACCGCCCGGTGGAACGACCAGGTCGCCGTCTCCTGCGGCGCGGAGCAGGGCTGA